From the genome of Cedecea lapagei, one region includes:
- the coaA gene encoding type I pantothenate kinase: MSNKEQMLATTPYLQFDRSQWAALRDSVPMTLTEGEIARLKGINEDLSLEEVAEIYLPLSRLLNFYISSNLRRQAVLEQFLGTNGQRIPYVISIAGSVAVGKSTTARVLQALLSRWPEHRRVELITTDGFLHPNKVLKERNLMKKKGFPQSYDMHRLVKFVSDIKSGATNVTAPVYSHLVYDVIPDGDKIVAQPDILILEGLNVLQSGMDYPHDPHHVFVSDFVDFSIYVDAPEELLQNWYINRFLKFREGAFTDPNSYFHSYAKLSQDEAVNIAMQLWKEINLLNLQQNILPTRDRASLIMTKSANHAVDCVKLRK, encoded by the coding sequence ATGAGTAATAAAGAGCAAATGTTGGCAACGACCCCATATCTACAATTTGACCGGAGCCAGTGGGCGGCTTTGCGTGACTCAGTCCCCATGACGCTAACCGAAGGGGAAATAGCCCGGTTAAAAGGCATTAACGAAGACCTCTCCCTGGAAGAAGTGGCTGAAATTTATCTGCCGCTGTCTCGTCTGCTCAATTTCTATATCAGTTCAAACCTGCGACGCCAGGCGGTACTCGAGCAGTTCCTTGGCACTAACGGGCAGCGTATTCCCTATGTCATTAGCATTGCGGGAAGCGTGGCGGTAGGGAAAAGTACCACCGCTCGTGTACTGCAGGCGTTACTAAGCCGCTGGCCGGAACACCGTCGGGTGGAGTTAATTACGACTGATGGCTTCCTTCATCCCAATAAAGTGCTCAAAGAGCGCAACCTGATGAAGAAGAAAGGCTTCCCGCAATCCTATGATATGCATCGGCTGGTGAAGTTTGTGTCCGACATCAAGTCCGGCGCAACCAACGTGACGGCTCCGGTATACTCACACCTGGTGTATGACGTGATTCCTGACGGTGACAAGATAGTCGCTCAGCCGGATATTTTAATTCTGGAAGGATTGAACGTTTTGCAAAGCGGAATGGATTATCCGCACGATCCGCATCATGTATTTGTTTCTGATTTTGTAGATTTTTCTATTTATGTCGATGCACCAGAAGAGTTATTACAGAACTGGTATATCAACCGTTTCCTGAAATTCCGGGAAGGCGCATTTACCGATCCTAACTCTTATTTCCACAGCTATGCAAAACTTTCACAGGATGAAGCAGTGAATATTGCAATGCAGCTATGGAAAGAGATTAATCTATTGAATTTACAGCAAAACATATTACCAACACGCGATCGTGCCAGCTTAATAATGACCAAGAGCGCCAATCATGCTGTTGACTGTGTTAAGCTAAGAAAATAA
- the birA gene encoding bifunctional biotin--[acetyl-CoA-carboxylase] ligase/biotin operon repressor BirA → MKDNRVPLTLISILADGEFHSGEQLGERLGMSRAAINKHVQTLRDWGIDVFTVPGKGYSLPEPIQLLDEGFIKSQIDSGTVAVLPVIDSTNQYLLDRLSTLQSGDACIAEYQQAGRGRRGRQWFSPFGANLYLSMYWRLEQGPAAAIGLSLVIGIVMAEVLQRLGAEDVRVKWPNDLYLNDRKLAGILVELTGKTGDAAQIVIGAGINLAMRNVTADVINQGWINLQEAGIRIDRNTLAVTLIHELRTALQLFEQESLVPFLPRWEKLDNFIHRPVKLIIGEREVYGVSRGINEQGGLLLEQDGVIKAWVGGEISLRGAN, encoded by the coding sequence GTGAAAGATAATCGAGTTCCGTTAACGTTAATCAGCATTCTTGCGGACGGTGAGTTTCATTCCGGGGAGCAGCTGGGTGAGCGGTTAGGTATGAGCCGAGCCGCGATCAACAAGCACGTTCAGACCCTGCGCGACTGGGGCATTGATGTTTTCACTGTTCCGGGCAAGGGTTACAGCTTGCCGGAGCCTATCCAGCTGCTGGATGAAGGCTTTATTAAGTCGCAAATCGATAGCGGGACGGTTGCTGTACTGCCTGTTATTGATTCTACTAACCAGTATTTGCTCGACCGCCTCAGTACCCTTCAGTCCGGTGACGCCTGTATAGCCGAATACCAGCAGGCCGGGCGCGGCAGAAGAGGGCGTCAGTGGTTTTCACCCTTTGGCGCGAACCTTTACCTTTCAATGTACTGGCGTCTGGAACAAGGACCTGCCGCAGCAATCGGCCTTAGCCTCGTTATTGGTATCGTTATGGCGGAGGTATTGCAGCGCCTTGGCGCGGAAGATGTCAGAGTCAAATGGCCAAACGATCTCTATCTCAACGATCGCAAACTCGCCGGTATCCTGGTTGAGCTAACAGGAAAAACAGGGGACGCGGCGCAGATAGTGATTGGTGCAGGAATTAACCTTGCGATGCGTAATGTCACTGCAGATGTGATTAACCAGGGCTGGATTAATCTGCAGGAAGCCGGTATTCGTATTGACAGGAATACGCTGGCAGTAACCCTCATCCATGAGCTCCGTACGGCTCTACAGCTCTTTGAGCAGGAAAGCCTGGTGCCTTTCCTTCCTCGCTGGGAAAAACTGGATAACTTTATTCATCGTCCGGTAAAACTCATTATCGGCGAGCGTGAGGTTTATGGTGTTTCTCGCGGTATTAATGAGCAAGGTGGGTTATTACTGGAGCAGGATGGCGTAATAAAGGCCTGGGTCGGCGGTGAGATTTCGCTACGTGGGGCAAATTAA